A genomic stretch from Apis cerana isolate GH-2021 linkage group LG9, AcerK_1.0, whole genome shotgun sequence includes:
- the LOC108000569 gene encoding glycogen synthase kinase-3 beta-like isoform X12: MSSRPRTTSFADCTNAPSNPPLGGMRVSSHPAGGVTLKKDRDGNKVTTVVATPGAGPDRPQEISYTDTKVIGNGSFGVVYLAKLCDTEELVAIKKVLQDKRFKNRELQIMRRLEHCNIVKLKYFFYSSGDKKDEVYLNLVLEYIPETVYKVARHYNKSKQTIPINFIKLYMYQLFRSLAYIHSLGICHRDIKPQNLLLDPESGVLKLCDFGSAKHLVKGEPNVSYICSRYYRAPELIFGAIDYTTKIDVWSAGCVVAELLLGQPIFPGDSGVDQLVEIIKVLGTPTRDQIREMNPNYTEFKFPQIKAHPWQKVFRARTPPEAMELVAGLLEYTPSGRITPLEACAHPFFDELREQGTRLPNGRELPPLFNFTEYELRIQPSLNSILKPKYMQTSENAGGQSEPVAGSSGNVSDNNVNATLSTSKNTDPGQSNMA; this comes from the exons ATGAGCAGCCGACCGAGGACCACCTCCTTTGCCGATTGCACTAACGCGCCCTCGAATCCGCCCCTGGGTGGCATGAGAGTCAGCA GTCATCCGGCTGGTGgtgtaacattaaaaaaag ATAGAGATGGCAACAAAGTTACAACCGTGGTGGCTACACCTGGTGCTGGTCCAGATCGTCCCCAAGAGATCTCCTATACAGACACTAAAGTAATCGGTAACGGCAGCTTCGGCGTTGTATATCTAGCGAAATTATGCGACACGGAAGAGCTGGTCGCCATCAAGAAAGTTCTTCAAGATAAACGATTTAAG aacagAGAATTGCAAATCATGCGGCGCCTCGAGCATTGTAACATCGTGaaactgaaatatttcttctactCTAGTGGTGATAAG AAGGACGAGGTTTATTTGAACCTAGTGCTGGAATACATACCTGAAACTGTGTATAAAGTTGCTCGGCATTATAACAAGAGCAAGCAGACCATAccgattaatttcattaag ctgTATATGTATCAATTATTCCGTTCTCTGGCGTATATCCACTCGCTGGGAATCTGCCACAGGGATATCAAACCGCAAAATCTTCTGCTCGACCCGGAATCTGGCGTTCTTAAGCTCTGTGATTTTGGTTCCGCCAAACATCTGGTCAAAGGGGAGCCCAATGTGTCTTACATCTGTAGTCGTTACTATCGCGCGCCCGAATTGATCTTTGGTGCTATTGATTATACTACAAAAATCG ATGTTTGGAGCGCAGGTTGTGTAGTGGCAGAATTATTGCTCGGCCAACCGATATTCCCAGGGGACAGTGGAGTGGATCAATTGGTCGAGATCATCAAGGTGCTCGGCACCCCGACGCGTGACCAGATACGTGAGATGAACCCCAATTACACCGAGTTCAAATTCCCACAAATTAAGGCGCATCCATGGCAAAAG GTGTTCAGGGCACGTACGCCGCCGGAAGCGATGGAATTAGTGGCTGGTCTCCTGGAGTATACGCCATCCGGCCGAATCACACCGTTGGAAGCGTGCGCTCATCCTTTCTTCGATGAACTTCGGGAGCAGGGTACGCGATTACCAAATGGCCGAGAACTTCCCCctttatttaactttacaGAATACGAGCTGCGGATTCAGCCATCCTTAAACTCGATCCTAAAGCCGAAGTACATGCAGACTTCGGAGAATGCTGGAGGCCAGTCGGAACCTGTCGCGGGTAGCAGTGGTAACGTTAGTGATAATAACGTGAACGCCACGTTATCCACCTCAAAGAACACAGACCCCGGCCAATCGAACATGGCTTAA
- the LOC108000569 gene encoding glycogen synthase kinase-3 beta-like isoform X5, with protein sequence MSSRPRTTSFADCTNAPSNPPLGGMRVSSHPAGGVTLKKGVHGQEEINSRRFPDGKDRLINRDKDRDGNKVTTVVATPGAGPDRPQEISYTDTKVIGNGSFGVVYLAKLCDTEELVAIKKVLQDKRFKNRELQIMRRLEHCNIVKLKYFFYSSGDKNILNATNPVFHVDKDEVYLNLVLEYIPETVYKVARHYNKSKQTIPINFIKLYMYQLFRSLAYIHSLGICHRDIKPQNLLLDPESGVLKLCDFGSAKHLVKGEPNVSYICSRYYRAPELIFGAIDYTTKIDVWSAGCVVAELLLGQPIFPGDSGVDQLVEIIKVLGTPTRDQIREMNPNYTEFKFPQIKAHPWQKVFRARTPPEAMELVAGLLEYTPSGRITPLEACAHPFFDELREQGTRLPNGRELPPLFNFTEYELRIQPSLNSILKPKYMQTSENAGGQSEPVAGSSGNVSDNNVNATLSTSKNTDPGQSNMA encoded by the exons ATGAGCAGCCGACCGAGGACCACCTCCTTTGCCGATTGCACTAACGCGCCCTCGAATCCGCCCCTGGGTGGCATGAGAGTCAGCA GTCATCCGGCTGGTGgtgtaacattaaaaaaag GAGTACACGGAcaggaagaaataaattcgagAAGATTCCCAGATGGAAAAGATCGATTGATTAATCGGGACAAAG ATAGAGATGGCAACAAAGTTACAACCGTGGTGGCTACACCTGGTGCTGGTCCAGATCGTCCCCAAGAGATCTCCTATACAGACACTAAAGTAATCGGTAACGGCAGCTTCGGCGTTGTATATCTAGCGAAATTATGCGACACGGAAGAGCTGGTCGCCATCAAGAAAGTTCTTCAAGATAAACGATTTAAG aacagAGAATTGCAAATCATGCGGCGCCTCGAGCATTGTAACATCGTGaaactgaaatatttcttctactCTAGTGGTGATAAG AACATCTTAAACGCAACTAATCCAGTTTTTCATGTGGAC AAGGACGAGGTTTATTTGAACCTAGTGCTGGAATACATACCTGAAACTGTGTATAAAGTTGCTCGGCATTATAACAAGAGCAAGCAGACCATAccgattaatttcattaag ctgTATATGTATCAATTATTCCGTTCTCTGGCGTATATCCACTCGCTGGGAATCTGCCACAGGGATATCAAACCGCAAAATCTTCTGCTCGACCCGGAATCTGGCGTTCTTAAGCTCTGTGATTTTGGTTCCGCCAAACATCTGGTCAAAGGGGAGCCCAATGTGTCTTACATCTGTAGTCGTTACTATCGCGCGCCCGAATTGATCTTTGGTGCTATTGATTATACTACAAAAATCG ATGTTTGGAGCGCAGGTTGTGTAGTGGCAGAATTATTGCTCGGCCAACCGATATTCCCAGGGGACAGTGGAGTGGATCAATTGGTCGAGATCATCAAGGTGCTCGGCACCCCGACGCGTGACCAGATACGTGAGATGAACCCCAATTACACCGAGTTCAAATTCCCACAAATTAAGGCGCATCCATGGCAAAAG GTGTTCAGGGCACGTACGCCGCCGGAAGCGATGGAATTAGTGGCTGGTCTCCTGGAGTATACGCCATCCGGCCGAATCACACCGTTGGAAGCGTGCGCTCATCCTTTCTTCGATGAACTTCGGGAGCAGGGTACGCGATTACCAAATGGCCGAGAACTTCCCCctttatttaactttacaGAATACGAGCTGCGGATTCAGCCATCCTTAAACTCGATCCTAAAGCCGAAGTACATGCAGACTTCGGAGAATGCTGGAGGCCAGTCGGAACCTGTCGCGGGTAGCAGTGGTAACGTTAGTGATAATAACGTGAACGCCACGTTATCCACCTCAAAGAACACAGACCCCGGCCAATCGAACATGGCTTAA
- the LOC108000569 gene encoding glycogen synthase kinase-3 beta-like isoform X2, translating into MAPAATLDWSEPCQHWRYPKFCPSGQQKHERAKSAMELSSKEANSAYKKFYKFLRRLKNRRRVHGQEEINSRRFPDGKDRLINRDKDRDGNKVTTVVATPGAGPDRPQEISYTDTKVIGNGSFGVVYLAKLCDTEELVAIKKVLQDKRFKNRELQIMRRLEHCNIVKLKYFFYSSGDKNILNATNPVFHVDKDEVYLNLVLEYIPETVYKVARHYNKSKQTIPINFIKLYMYQLFRSLAYIHSLGICHRDIKPQNLLLDPESGVLKLCDFGSAKHLVKGEPNVSYICSRYYRAPELIFGAIDYTTKIDVWSAGCVVAELLLGQPIFPGDSGVDQLVEIIKVLGTPTRDQIREMNPNYTEFKFPQIKAHPWQKVFRARTPPEAMELVAGLLEYTPSGRITPLEACAHPFFDELREQGTRLPNGRELPPLFNFTEYELRIQPSLNSILKPKYMQTSENAGGQSEPVAGSSGNVSDNNVNATLSTSKNTDPGQSNMA; encoded by the exons ATGGCACCCGCTGCCACGTTGGACTGGTCAGAACCGTGCCAACACTGGCGATACCCAAAATTCTGCCCATCCGGACAGCAGAAGCATGAAAGGGCGAAGAGCGCTATGGAGTTGAGTAGCAAGGAGGCGAACTCCGCGTAcaaaaaattctacaaattcCTGCGCCGTCTGAAGAACAGGAGAC GAGTACACGGAcaggaagaaataaattcgagAAGATTCCCAGATGGAAAAGATCGATTGATTAATCGGGACAAAG ATAGAGATGGCAACAAAGTTACAACCGTGGTGGCTACACCTGGTGCTGGTCCAGATCGTCCCCAAGAGATCTCCTATACAGACACTAAAGTAATCGGTAACGGCAGCTTCGGCGTTGTATATCTAGCGAAATTATGCGACACGGAAGAGCTGGTCGCCATCAAGAAAGTTCTTCAAGATAAACGATTTAAG aacagAGAATTGCAAATCATGCGGCGCCTCGAGCATTGTAACATCGTGaaactgaaatatttcttctactCTAGTGGTGATAAG AACATCTTAAACGCAACTAATCCAGTTTTTCATGTGGAC AAGGACGAGGTTTATTTGAACCTAGTGCTGGAATACATACCTGAAACTGTGTATAAAGTTGCTCGGCATTATAACAAGAGCAAGCAGACCATAccgattaatttcattaag ctgTATATGTATCAATTATTCCGTTCTCTGGCGTATATCCACTCGCTGGGAATCTGCCACAGGGATATCAAACCGCAAAATCTTCTGCTCGACCCGGAATCTGGCGTTCTTAAGCTCTGTGATTTTGGTTCCGCCAAACATCTGGTCAAAGGGGAGCCCAATGTGTCTTACATCTGTAGTCGTTACTATCGCGCGCCCGAATTGATCTTTGGTGCTATTGATTATACTACAAAAATCG ATGTTTGGAGCGCAGGTTGTGTAGTGGCAGAATTATTGCTCGGCCAACCGATATTCCCAGGGGACAGTGGAGTGGATCAATTGGTCGAGATCATCAAGGTGCTCGGCACCCCGACGCGTGACCAGATACGTGAGATGAACCCCAATTACACCGAGTTCAAATTCCCACAAATTAAGGCGCATCCATGGCAAAAG GTGTTCAGGGCACGTACGCCGCCGGAAGCGATGGAATTAGTGGCTGGTCTCCTGGAGTATACGCCATCCGGCCGAATCACACCGTTGGAAGCGTGCGCTCATCCTTTCTTCGATGAACTTCGGGAGCAGGGTACGCGATTACCAAATGGCCGAGAACTTCCCCctttatttaactttacaGAATACGAGCTGCGGATTCAGCCATCCTTAAACTCGATCCTAAAGCCGAAGTACATGCAGACTTCGGAGAATGCTGGAGGCCAGTCGGAACCTGTCGCGGGTAGCAGTGGTAACGTTAGTGATAATAACGTGAACGCCACGTTATCCACCTCAAAGAACACAGACCCCGGCCAATCGAACATGGCTTAA
- the LOC108000569 gene encoding glycogen synthase kinase-3 beta-like isoform X4, with translation MAPAATLDWSEPCQHWRYPKFCPSGQQKHERAKSAMELSSKEANSAYKKFYKFLRRLKNRRRVHGQEEINSRRFPDGKDRLINRDKDRDGNKVTTVVATPGAGPDRPQEISYTDTKVIGNGSFGVVYLAKLCDTEELVAIKKVLQDKRFKNRELQIMRRLEHCNIVKLKYFFYSSGDKKDEVYLNLVLEYIPETVYKVARHYNKSKQTIPINFIKLYMYQLFRSLAYIHSLGICHRDIKPQNLLLDPESGVLKLCDFGSAKHLVKGEPNVSYICSRYYRAPELIFGAIDYTTKIDVWSAGCVVAELLLGQPIFPGDSGVDQLVEIIKVLGTPTRDQIREMNPNYTEFKFPQIKAHPWQKVFRARTPPEAMELVAGLLEYTPSGRITPLEACAHPFFDELREQGTRLPNGRELPPLFNFTEYELRIQPSLNSILKPKYMQTSENAGGQSEPVAGSSGNVSDNNVNATLSTSKNTDPGQSNMA, from the exons ATGGCACCCGCTGCCACGTTGGACTGGTCAGAACCGTGCCAACACTGGCGATACCCAAAATTCTGCCCATCCGGACAGCAGAAGCATGAAAGGGCGAAGAGCGCTATGGAGTTGAGTAGCAAGGAGGCGAACTCCGCGTAcaaaaaattctacaaattcCTGCGCCGTCTGAAGAACAGGAGAC GAGTACACGGAcaggaagaaataaattcgagAAGATTCCCAGATGGAAAAGATCGATTGATTAATCGGGACAAAG ATAGAGATGGCAACAAAGTTACAACCGTGGTGGCTACACCTGGTGCTGGTCCAGATCGTCCCCAAGAGATCTCCTATACAGACACTAAAGTAATCGGTAACGGCAGCTTCGGCGTTGTATATCTAGCGAAATTATGCGACACGGAAGAGCTGGTCGCCATCAAGAAAGTTCTTCAAGATAAACGATTTAAG aacagAGAATTGCAAATCATGCGGCGCCTCGAGCATTGTAACATCGTGaaactgaaatatttcttctactCTAGTGGTGATAAG AAGGACGAGGTTTATTTGAACCTAGTGCTGGAATACATACCTGAAACTGTGTATAAAGTTGCTCGGCATTATAACAAGAGCAAGCAGACCATAccgattaatttcattaag ctgTATATGTATCAATTATTCCGTTCTCTGGCGTATATCCACTCGCTGGGAATCTGCCACAGGGATATCAAACCGCAAAATCTTCTGCTCGACCCGGAATCTGGCGTTCTTAAGCTCTGTGATTTTGGTTCCGCCAAACATCTGGTCAAAGGGGAGCCCAATGTGTCTTACATCTGTAGTCGTTACTATCGCGCGCCCGAATTGATCTTTGGTGCTATTGATTATACTACAAAAATCG ATGTTTGGAGCGCAGGTTGTGTAGTGGCAGAATTATTGCTCGGCCAACCGATATTCCCAGGGGACAGTGGAGTGGATCAATTGGTCGAGATCATCAAGGTGCTCGGCACCCCGACGCGTGACCAGATACGTGAGATGAACCCCAATTACACCGAGTTCAAATTCCCACAAATTAAGGCGCATCCATGGCAAAAG GTGTTCAGGGCACGTACGCCGCCGGAAGCGATGGAATTAGTGGCTGGTCTCCTGGAGTATACGCCATCCGGCCGAATCACACCGTTGGAAGCGTGCGCTCATCCTTTCTTCGATGAACTTCGGGAGCAGGGTACGCGATTACCAAATGGCCGAGAACTTCCCCctttatttaactttacaGAATACGAGCTGCGGATTCAGCCATCCTTAAACTCGATCCTAAAGCCGAAGTACATGCAGACTTCGGAGAATGCTGGAGGCCAGTCGGAACCTGTCGCGGGTAGCAGTGGTAACGTTAGTGATAATAACGTGAACGCCACGTTATCCACCTCAAAGAACACAGACCCCGGCCAATCGAACATGGCTTAA
- the LOC108000569 gene encoding glycogen synthase kinase-3 beta-like isoform X3 produces the protein MLFFGYHLRNSRFWRLLLNPMFTRHAYHGYSRVFFIIVRIVKTRSNLRVSSTGILRFSIVFARNRCHPAGGVTLKKDRDGNKVTTVVATPGAGPDRPQEISYTDTKVIGNGSFGVVYLAKLCDTEELVAIKKVLQDKRFKNRELQIMRRLEHCNIVKLKYFFYSSGDKNILNATNPVFHVDKDEVYLNLVLEYIPETVYKVARHYNKSKQTIPINFIKLYMYQLFRSLAYIHSLGICHRDIKPQNLLLDPESGVLKLCDFGSAKHLVKGEPNVSYICSRYYRAPELIFGAIDYTTKIDVWSAGCVVAELLLGQPIFPGDSGVDQLVEIIKVLGTPTRDQIREMNPNYTEFKFPQIKAHPWQKVFRARTPPEAMELVAGLLEYTPSGRITPLEACAHPFFDELREQGTRLPNGRELPPLFNFTEYELRIQPSLNSILKPKYMQTSENAGGQSEPVAGSSGNVSDNNVNATLSTSKNTDPGQSNMA, from the exons ATGCTGTTCTTCGGATACCACCTTCGTAATTCTCGATTTTGGCGGCTTTTGCTGAATCCGATGTTTACGCGACACGCGTATCACGGTTATTCTCGCGTTTTCTTCATTATCGTCCGCATCGTGAAAACGCGATCTAATTTGCGGGTGTCATCCACAGGAATCCTGCGCTTCTCAATCGTTTTCGCCAGAAATCGCT GTCATCCGGCTGGTGgtgtaacattaaaaaaag ATAGAGATGGCAACAAAGTTACAACCGTGGTGGCTACACCTGGTGCTGGTCCAGATCGTCCCCAAGAGATCTCCTATACAGACACTAAAGTAATCGGTAACGGCAGCTTCGGCGTTGTATATCTAGCGAAATTATGCGACACGGAAGAGCTGGTCGCCATCAAGAAAGTTCTTCAAGATAAACGATTTAAG aacagAGAATTGCAAATCATGCGGCGCCTCGAGCATTGTAACATCGTGaaactgaaatatttcttctactCTAGTGGTGATAAG AACATCTTAAACGCAACTAATCCAGTTTTTCATGTGGAC AAGGACGAGGTTTATTTGAACCTAGTGCTGGAATACATACCTGAAACTGTGTATAAAGTTGCTCGGCATTATAACAAGAGCAAGCAGACCATAccgattaatttcattaag ctgTATATGTATCAATTATTCCGTTCTCTGGCGTATATCCACTCGCTGGGAATCTGCCACAGGGATATCAAACCGCAAAATCTTCTGCTCGACCCGGAATCTGGCGTTCTTAAGCTCTGTGATTTTGGTTCCGCCAAACATCTGGTCAAAGGGGAGCCCAATGTGTCTTACATCTGTAGTCGTTACTATCGCGCGCCCGAATTGATCTTTGGTGCTATTGATTATACTACAAAAATCG ATGTTTGGAGCGCAGGTTGTGTAGTGGCAGAATTATTGCTCGGCCAACCGATATTCCCAGGGGACAGTGGAGTGGATCAATTGGTCGAGATCATCAAGGTGCTCGGCACCCCGACGCGTGACCAGATACGTGAGATGAACCCCAATTACACCGAGTTCAAATTCCCACAAATTAAGGCGCATCCATGGCAAAAG GTGTTCAGGGCACGTACGCCGCCGGAAGCGATGGAATTAGTGGCTGGTCTCCTGGAGTATACGCCATCCGGCCGAATCACACCGTTGGAAGCGTGCGCTCATCCTTTCTTCGATGAACTTCGGGAGCAGGGTACGCGATTACCAAATGGCCGAGAACTTCCCCctttatttaactttacaGAATACGAGCTGCGGATTCAGCCATCCTTAAACTCGATCCTAAAGCCGAAGTACATGCAGACTTCGGAGAATGCTGGAGGCCAGTCGGAACCTGTCGCGGGTAGCAGTGGTAACGTTAGTGATAATAACGTGAACGCCACGTTATCCACCTCAAAGAACACAGACCCCGGCCAATCGAACATGGCTTAA
- the LOC108000569 gene encoding glycogen synthase kinase-3 beta-like isoform X7, with the protein MAPAATLDWSEPCQHWRYPKFCPSGQQKHERAKSAMELSSKEANSAYKKFYKFLRRLKNRRHRDGNKVTTVVATPGAGPDRPQEISYTDTKVIGNGSFGVVYLAKLCDTEELVAIKKVLQDKRFKNRELQIMRRLEHCNIVKLKYFFYSSGDKNILNATNPVFHVDKDEVYLNLVLEYIPETVYKVARHYNKSKQTIPINFIKLYMYQLFRSLAYIHSLGICHRDIKPQNLLLDPESGVLKLCDFGSAKHLVKGEPNVSYICSRYYRAPELIFGAIDYTTKIDVWSAGCVVAELLLGQPIFPGDSGVDQLVEIIKVLGTPTRDQIREMNPNYTEFKFPQIKAHPWQKVFRARTPPEAMELVAGLLEYTPSGRITPLEACAHPFFDELREQGTRLPNGRELPPLFNFTEYELRIQPSLNSILKPKYMQTSENAGGQSEPVAGSSGNVSDNNVNATLSTSKNTDPGQSNMA; encoded by the exons ATGGCACCCGCTGCCACGTTGGACTGGTCAGAACCGTGCCAACACTGGCGATACCCAAAATTCTGCCCATCCGGACAGCAGAAGCATGAAAGGGCGAAGAGCGCTATGGAGTTGAGTAGCAAGGAGGCGAACTCCGCGTAcaaaaaattctacaaattcCTGCGCCGTCTGAAGAACAGGAGAC ATAGAGATGGCAACAAAGTTACAACCGTGGTGGCTACACCTGGTGCTGGTCCAGATCGTCCCCAAGAGATCTCCTATACAGACACTAAAGTAATCGGTAACGGCAGCTTCGGCGTTGTATATCTAGCGAAATTATGCGACACGGAAGAGCTGGTCGCCATCAAGAAAGTTCTTCAAGATAAACGATTTAAG aacagAGAATTGCAAATCATGCGGCGCCTCGAGCATTGTAACATCGTGaaactgaaatatttcttctactCTAGTGGTGATAAG AACATCTTAAACGCAACTAATCCAGTTTTTCATGTGGAC AAGGACGAGGTTTATTTGAACCTAGTGCTGGAATACATACCTGAAACTGTGTATAAAGTTGCTCGGCATTATAACAAGAGCAAGCAGACCATAccgattaatttcattaag ctgTATATGTATCAATTATTCCGTTCTCTGGCGTATATCCACTCGCTGGGAATCTGCCACAGGGATATCAAACCGCAAAATCTTCTGCTCGACCCGGAATCTGGCGTTCTTAAGCTCTGTGATTTTGGTTCCGCCAAACATCTGGTCAAAGGGGAGCCCAATGTGTCTTACATCTGTAGTCGTTACTATCGCGCGCCCGAATTGATCTTTGGTGCTATTGATTATACTACAAAAATCG ATGTTTGGAGCGCAGGTTGTGTAGTGGCAGAATTATTGCTCGGCCAACCGATATTCCCAGGGGACAGTGGAGTGGATCAATTGGTCGAGATCATCAAGGTGCTCGGCACCCCGACGCGTGACCAGATACGTGAGATGAACCCCAATTACACCGAGTTCAAATTCCCACAAATTAAGGCGCATCCATGGCAAAAG GTGTTCAGGGCACGTACGCCGCCGGAAGCGATGGAATTAGTGGCTGGTCTCCTGGAGTATACGCCATCCGGCCGAATCACACCGTTGGAAGCGTGCGCTCATCCTTTCTTCGATGAACTTCGGGAGCAGGGTACGCGATTACCAAATGGCCGAGAACTTCCCCctttatttaactttacaGAATACGAGCTGCGGATTCAGCCATCCTTAAACTCGATCCTAAAGCCGAAGTACATGCAGACTTCGGAGAATGCTGGAGGCCAGTCGGAACCTGTCGCGGGTAGCAGTGGTAACGTTAGTGATAATAACGTGAACGCCACGTTATCCACCTCAAAGAACACAGACCCCGGCCAATCGAACATGGCTTAA
- the LOC108000569 gene encoding glycogen synthase kinase-3 beta-like isoform X8, translating into MAPAATLDWSEPCQHWRYPKFCPSGQQKHERAKSAMELSSKEANSAYKKFYKFLRRLKNRRHRDGNKVTTVVATPGAGPDRPQEISYTDTKVIGNGSFGVVYLAKLCDTEELVAIKKVLQDKRFKNRELQIMRRLEHCNIVKLKYFFYSSGDKKDEVYLNLVLEYIPETVYKVARHYNKSKQTIPINFIKLYMYQLFRSLAYIHSLGICHRDIKPQNLLLDPESGVLKLCDFGSAKHLVKGEPNVSYICSRYYRAPELIFGAIDYTTKIDVWSAGCVVAELLLGQPIFPGDSGVDQLVEIIKVLGTPTRDQIREMNPNYTEFKFPQIKAHPWQKVFRARTPPEAMELVAGLLEYTPSGRITPLEACAHPFFDELREQGTRLPNGRELPPLFNFTEYELRIQPSLNSILKPKYMQTSENAGGQSEPVAGSSGNVSDNNVNATLSTSKNTDPGQSNMA; encoded by the exons ATGGCACCCGCTGCCACGTTGGACTGGTCAGAACCGTGCCAACACTGGCGATACCCAAAATTCTGCCCATCCGGACAGCAGAAGCATGAAAGGGCGAAGAGCGCTATGGAGTTGAGTAGCAAGGAGGCGAACTCCGCGTAcaaaaaattctacaaattcCTGCGCCGTCTGAAGAACAGGAGAC ATAGAGATGGCAACAAAGTTACAACCGTGGTGGCTACACCTGGTGCTGGTCCAGATCGTCCCCAAGAGATCTCCTATACAGACACTAAAGTAATCGGTAACGGCAGCTTCGGCGTTGTATATCTAGCGAAATTATGCGACACGGAAGAGCTGGTCGCCATCAAGAAAGTTCTTCAAGATAAACGATTTAAG aacagAGAATTGCAAATCATGCGGCGCCTCGAGCATTGTAACATCGTGaaactgaaatatttcttctactCTAGTGGTGATAAG AAGGACGAGGTTTATTTGAACCTAGTGCTGGAATACATACCTGAAACTGTGTATAAAGTTGCTCGGCATTATAACAAGAGCAAGCAGACCATAccgattaatttcattaag ctgTATATGTATCAATTATTCCGTTCTCTGGCGTATATCCACTCGCTGGGAATCTGCCACAGGGATATCAAACCGCAAAATCTTCTGCTCGACCCGGAATCTGGCGTTCTTAAGCTCTGTGATTTTGGTTCCGCCAAACATCTGGTCAAAGGGGAGCCCAATGTGTCTTACATCTGTAGTCGTTACTATCGCGCGCCCGAATTGATCTTTGGTGCTATTGATTATACTACAAAAATCG ATGTTTGGAGCGCAGGTTGTGTAGTGGCAGAATTATTGCTCGGCCAACCGATATTCCCAGGGGACAGTGGAGTGGATCAATTGGTCGAGATCATCAAGGTGCTCGGCACCCCGACGCGTGACCAGATACGTGAGATGAACCCCAATTACACCGAGTTCAAATTCCCACAAATTAAGGCGCATCCATGGCAAAAG GTGTTCAGGGCACGTACGCCGCCGGAAGCGATGGAATTAGTGGCTGGTCTCCTGGAGTATACGCCATCCGGCCGAATCACACCGTTGGAAGCGTGCGCTCATCCTTTCTTCGATGAACTTCGGGAGCAGGGTACGCGATTACCAAATGGCCGAGAACTTCCCCctttatttaactttacaGAATACGAGCTGCGGATTCAGCCATCCTTAAACTCGATCCTAAAGCCGAAGTACATGCAGACTTCGGAGAATGCTGGAGGCCAGTCGGAACCTGTCGCGGGTAGCAGTGGTAACGTTAGTGATAATAACGTGAACGCCACGTTATCCACCTCAAAGAACACAGACCCCGGCCAATCGAACATGGCTTAA